The Candidatus Amarolinea dominans genomic interval GTCGCCCACCAGGAAGGCCATCGCCCGACTGTGATCGGCAATCACGCGGTAGCTGATGTATTTTTCCGCGCGTTGCTCCGCACTGTGATGCAGCGCCGCTTGCACATGGTCGAAGATCGGCTGGAACAGGTCGGTGTCATACGTGTTTTGCTTGCCCTGCAGCACCAGGCACAGCCGCTCGAAGCCCATGCCGGTGTCCACGCTCGGCCGCGGCAGCGGGGTCAGCGTGCCCTGGCTGTCACGATTGTACTGCATGAAGACCAGGTTCCAGATTTCAATGTAGTCATCGGCAACGTTGACACCCGCGCTCGTCTGCTGCGCCAGGTCGCCCAGGTAGTAGTGAATTTCGGAGCAAGGGCCGCAAGGGCCGATATCGCCCATAGACCAGAAGTTGTCCTTTTCATCGAAGCGCAGCACACGCTCAGGCGCCGCGCCGGTCTCCACCCACAACTGCGCCGCTTCATCGTCGGTGCGATAGACGGTGAACCAGAGACGGTTGACATCCAGCCCCAGCTCCGTGACCAGGAAGCGCCAGGCAAAGGCAATGGCATCCTTCTTGAAATAGTCACCAAAGGAGAAATTGCCCAGCATTTCGAAAAACGTATGGTGGCGCGGCGATGGACCGACGTTCTCCAGGTCGTTGTGCTTGCCGGAAACGCGCATGCACTTCTGCGCGGTGACCGCGCGGCGGTAGGGCCGCTTCTCTGTGCCCAGGAAGGTGTCTTTGAACTGCACCATGCCGGCATTGGTAAAGAGCAGCGTGGGATCGCCCATCGGCGCCAGGGAGGAGCTGGGGACCAGTGTATGGCCGTTTTCGACGAAGAAATCAATATATTTTTGCCTGATCTCAGAACTTGTCATCATCTTCAGCACTCCCTGTAAACAAAAAGGCTCGCCCTGCTAAGGACGAGCACATTGACCCGTGGTACCACCTTTGTTGAATTCAATTGTAACATCAGCCGCGACGGTTGTCAAAAACAATCCTCATATTCCGCCCATTGCATCTTAACAATCTCTGAAAGGTTTGCTGCTATCATCATGAGCGTGGCGCGGAACGCTGCGCCGCACGCCCCCGAACCGACTTGATGAGAGAGATAGAGAAACATGAATCAAGCAAACAAATATGTCAAGCGCACGGTAACCGATCTGATCGTGGACAGCGCGATCTTCATCGGTTTCCTGGTGGCCACCGCCCCGCGCTTTAGCGGGCTGGCCATCCATGAATGGCTGGGCATTGCCTTCGGAGCTGCCATTATCACCCACCTGCTGCTACACTGGTCATGGATTGTGGGCATCAGCAAGCGGTTCTTCAGCAAGGTGCAGGGTCAGGCGCGTTTGAACTACGTGCTCAACGCTGCTCTTCATTGATGTCACGATCATCATTGTCACCGGCCTGCTGATCTCTGAGGTGGCGCTGCCCCTGTTTGGCCTGCGCTTCCCGCGTGACGGCATGTGGTTATGGATCCATCGCACCACCTCAGATGCGGCCGTCCTTCTGATCGGCCTGCATGTGGCGCTGCACTGGTCATGGATCGTCAAGACGCTGAAGCGCCTTGTCGTGACGCCGCCCTTCTCGCGCCCCGGCCGCACGGCCCTGAATCTGACGCCAGCGCAAGCGCAGAAGGAGCCTCAGTCATGAAAATCGTGGGCCGCACCCTCATCATTTTGTTGGCCGCACTCGTAGTAACCGCCGGGCTGCTCGCCTTCTCATCCTCCAGTATGGCCGCTGGCCTGCGCGGCGATCTCCCTGGCCGCGACGGCTTCGAGCGCGGCGCCGACCTGGGCATGCCGTTCCCCGACGCGCAGCGCTTCCCCGGCGGCGACGCGGGTTTGCGGGCCGGCCGCGACGGGTTCCGTGAAGGCCGTGGAGAACATGGCAGCCAGGCAGGCAGCCTCTTCGGCCTGACTGAGGTGGCAAAGAACTTCGTCCTGATGGCGCTCGTCGTGCTCATCGTTGTGCCCGGCGCCTATCTCCTGCGCCGGTTGCGCCGCCGAAACGCCGCCGCAACATAAGCCTCCGGCTTGCATTGAGACCGTAGGTCACGCCTCCGGCGTGACGACGCTCTCTGCCGCGGGGCTTGCTTCTCGCGGCCAACGTCGTCCGACCAGGAGGTCGGACCTACAGAAAAGCGTCTCGCGCCGTGTGGCGGAATCATAGCCGACCTGCGTTACACGGTTAATTGGTCGAATCATACGAAAAGGTAAGAACATGAAGAAGATGGTATCTCGTTTCTGGATTTTGGCCGCCGTGACGACGCTGCTGGCCCTATCACTCGCTGGCTGCGGTTCGAGTGCAGCGATAAGTACATCTGCCCCTGCGGCCACGACCGCGCCTGCGGCCACGACCGCCCCTGCGGCCACGACCGCGCCTGCGGCCACGACCGCGCCTGCGGCCACGACCGCCCCTGCGGCCACGACCGCGCCTGCGGCCCGACGCCTGGGCACGACCGCCCCTGCGGCCACGACGGCCAGGCCGCCGACGCCTGCGGCCACGACCGCGCCTGCGGCCACGATCGCGCCGCAGACTGCCAAGCTCAATCTCAACACCGCGTCAGGCGACGAATTCCTGGCCGGTGTCCCCAATATGGGCAGCCGCATGGTACGCGAATTCCTGGAATACCGGCCCTATGCCAGCATCCTGCAATTTCGGCAGGAATTGGGCAAGTATATCAGCGCCGATCAGATTGCGGCCTACGAGCAGTACGTCTACGTGCCGATTGCCGTCAACAGCGCGGACGCGGCGACGCTGCAGCAGATTGCGGGCCTCGACGCCACCGAGGCGGCGGCGCTGATGGCGGCCCGACCCTTTGCGTCCAATGAGGCCTTTCTGGCTAAACTGGCCGGCTATGTCTCTGAGACAGAACGGGCCGCGGCCGGCGCGTATCTGAGCACGCCATGAGCGCCGACGCCACCCTGGCCCGCCTGCGGCGCCTCCTTCTGCTGCTTTCAGGGCTGCTGCTGGCGGCAACGGTGGTTGAACTGGTCTTCATCGGTCACACCGAGGGGATTCAACTGCTGCCGTTCGTGCTGTGCGCCGTTGGCCTGATCGCCGTGGGCCTGGCATGGCGGCGCCCCGAACGCCGGGTGCTCCTGGGGCTACGGGTTGGCATGATTCCGGTCGCGTTGGGGAGTCTGCTGGGCGTCTACGAGCACATCGAAGGCAATATCGGGCTGCTGCTGGAAGTGACCCCCAACGCCACCACCGCTAAGATCATCAGCGAAGCGTTGGGCGGCGCCAATCCCCTGTTGGCGCCGGGCATGTTGGCCCTGGCGGCTGTCCTGGCCGTCGCGGCCACCTACTACCATCCGGCTCTGGAGCACAAATGAGTCGCTGCCGTCATCTGGTTTGCAAAGGGCCGCGGTTCGGATGATAATGCAAATACTATGCCACAAACTATTCTAGTCGTTGACGATGAAACCCGGTTGCGCACCATGCTGCGCGTCTACCTGGAGCAAGAAGGCTACCGCGTGGTCGAAGCCGGTCATGGCCGCGAGGCGCTGTACGTGGCGCGCTACGAAAAGCCCGATCTGATCATCCTCGACCTGATGATGCCGGAGATGGGCGGCTACGAGTTCATGCGGGTGTTCAGCAGGGAGGCAAGTACGCCGGTCATCATGCTGACGGCCAAGGTGGAGGACACGGACAAAATCCTGGGCCTGGAACTGGGCGCGGATGATTATGTCACCAAGCCGTTCAACGTGCGCGAACTGCTCGCCCGCGTCCATGCGGTGCTGCGGCGGCTGCAAAAAGCGCAGGCCGAGCCGGACATCCTGCGCGTGGCCGATGTCACCCTCGACCGCAGCGCCTGCACGGTCAAGGTGGCCGAACGTTTCGTGGATCTGACCCCGTCGGAGTTCGGACTGCTGGCCGCGCTGATGGCATCACCCGGCAGGGTCTTCTCTCGCCTCGATCTGCTTGATCTTGTGTCAGGGGATGCCTATGAGGGCTATGAGCGGACCATTGATGTGCATGTGCGCAACCTGCGCACCAAGATCGAACCTGACCCGCGCCGGCCTAAGTATGTGGAGACCGTCTATGGCATGGGCTATCGCTTCGCGCCCGAACGGCCGCCTGGCCCAACCGATGATAAACCCCTGGAATAATGTGACCGTCGTAAACGTGTGAACTGCTGATGCGCTCACTTACCTGGAAACTCGTGCTCGCCTTTCTCCTCGTCAGTCTGATCAGCGTCGTCCTGGTCGCGCTGTTGGTCTCTCAGCGCACCCGTTCGGAGTTCGACCGCTTCCTGTCCGCGCGTGACCGTGATGTTCTCATCAGCGCCCTGTCCGACTACTACGCGGCCAACAACTCCTGGGAAAATGTGGGGCCTGCGCTGGCCGAGTCACCGCCGCTCTCATTCTACATCCGGGGCGCAGTCCTGCTTGATGCGGATGGCGTTGTGGTGCTCGCCAATCGTGGCTACACCGCGGGGCAGCGCGTGCCCGCCGGTCCATTGAGCGCCGCCACGCCGGTGAAGGTCAACGGCCAGGTGGTCGGCTGGACCCTCTTGCTTGCTTCCGCAGACTCGCCACCCCGTCCTGGTGACGATTTTTCGCCGGAGACCGATTTCTTGCAGCGCATCGCCTGGGCCACCGTGGCCAGCGCGGCCGTGGCCGGGCTGCTGGCGCTGCTGCTGGGCGGCCTGCTGGCGCGCACCCTCACCCAGCCCCTGCGGGAGCTGACCGCGGCCACAAAGGCCATGGCCGCCGGCCAGTTCGATCAGCGCGTCAGCGTACGCTCGCGCGACGAAATCGGCGAACTGGCCGCATCGTTCAACCAGATGAACGCCGACCTGGCGCAAGCCAGTCAGGCGCGCAAACAGATGACCGCCGACCTGGCGCACGATCTGCGCACCCCTCTCACCATCTTGCGTGGCTACATGGAAGGCTTGCAGGGGGGGCGCTTACAAGGCTCGGCCAACCTGTACGGCATCATGTTCAGCGAAGTGGTTCACCTGCAGCGCCTGGTGGAAGACCTGCGCACCCTCTCGCTGACCGATGCCGGCGAGCTGCTGCTCAACCGGCGTACGGTTGATCCCCGCGCCTTGCTGGAGCGCACCGGCCTGGCCTACATCGTACAGGCTGAGCAGCAAGGCACTGCGCTGCGCATCGAGGCGCCCGAGTCGCTGCCTTCGATCTACGTGGACACCGACCGCATGACGCAGGTGCTCAATAACCTGGTCTCGAATGCACTGCGCCACACCCAGCGCGGGGAAATCGTCCTGTCTGCCACAGCGGTTGACGCGGCTGTGCAAATGACCGTCAGCGATACCGGCATTGGGATCGAGGCTGCGGACCTGCCCTTCATCTTCAACCGTTTCTACAGCACCGACAAAGCGCGCCAGCGCAGCGCCAATGAGGCCTCTGGTCTGGGGTTGGCGATTGCCAAAGCCATCGTCGAGGCGCACGGCGGCAGCCTGACCGTCGCCTCCAGCCCTGGCCAGGGTACCGTGTTTACAATGACCCTGGCGCTGGTCGGCGCCTGACCAGGCCCACCAGCCCCTCGAACACAACGACGATGCCGTAGGCGACCAGGAGCTTGCCGGCCACCGCGGTTGGCAGATAGTAGCGCGGCCAGTTCAACTGCACCAGGAACAGGACGAAGAGGTAGTTCACCGCAAAGAAAACCAGCGGCGCCAGCGCCGGCGCGGTCTGCGCCCGCCGCCAGGCGGCGATGACCCGCCGGCCGGCCGCCGCGGCGCCGATGAGGAGCAAGACCCACTCGAACGGAAATGCAGCCAGGTTGACGAAAAGCGAACGATGAATCGCCAGCAACCGAGGCTCCGTCCAGTTGCCGATGGGCAGTTGGGTCTGCATGAAGGTGCGCCAGCGCAGGAACATCTGCGGAAATTCAGCAATGTGCGCCAGATTGCCCACCTGCGGATAGGACTGGGAAATCTGCCCCGATCCCAACTGGCCGGAGACGACCGCGGTCAGCAAGGATCGGGTCTCGCCCAGCAGCGCCATCGCGTCGAGCTGCTGCCAGTTCGGCCAGAAAAATGGATTGAGCAGGTAGACGGTGACGACAGCCACGACCACGAACAGGGCCGCGTGCCGCAGTGCCGCACGCAGGCTGATGCGGTGCAGGGCGACGACGTAGGCCAGCAGCGCCAGAAAGATCAACCCGCCGACAGCGATCCCGGTCACTTTGACGGCACAGGCGAGGCCAGCGCACAGTCCGGCCAGTGTGCTGGTGGTCAGGTGAGCGCGGCGGCCTGAGCGTTTTACCAAGAGACCGGCCGCCAGGCAGCCGGCCAGCAAGAAACTGAGGTAATGGACATCGGTCATCGCGCGGGTGGCCTGCTGCACGAACCCATCCGTTGCCAGCAGGAGAACGGCGGCCAACAGGCCCGTTGCCCAATTCACCCACCAAAATCCCAGGCAGAACAAGAGCAGGCAGCACAGAACACCGAATGCGGCACAGGCCAGGCGGGCAACTCGCAGCACATCGGCCGGCGGCACGCGTCCTTCCGCTTGATTCTGTGCCAGCGAGCGCTCGAAATCGTAGAAACGCATGAACGGCGCGGCGCCGGGCGTGGCGGCGTAATAGAGCTTGAGCGGCGCACCGATGGCCCACTTGCCGAGCGGCATGTTCAGCCCACCCCACGGCCCGCAGGCCCGGCACTGCCATTTCTCCCAGGCAAAATCACGCGCCAGCAGCAGGTCGGTGTAGTAGACGCCGGAGGAAATCCAGCCGGTCTCATCGCCGTCGAACGGCGTCAGCAGCGCCTGCCGGTAAAGGACGACCGTTGCCAGCAGCGCCACCGCCAGCAGGCCCACCACGAACGCCGTGTGACGGCGATACAGCCAGGGATGCAGAGTCAAAGCACACTCCAAACTATCCAGTGTCATAATTGCTCAGAATGCGCGCCATTATAGAACAGGGCGCGACCCCGGTCAATTCCGGTTTTCTCTCCTCCTTGACCGCCCGGCTGTTCGAGAGTACAATAGAAGCTGCTTATAATAAGCTGCTTATAATGAGGTGCGCGCATGAACAGATTCATCGGTCGCCAACAGGACATCGAAGCACTGAACGCCATCGTGGCCCGCCCGGGGGCGCATTTGCTGCTTGTCTATGGTCGCCGCCGGGTGGGCAAGACGACGCTGCTGCTGCGCTGGGCGCAGCAAACAGGCCGCCCGCTCATTTACTGGGTTGCCCGGCGCGACACACCAACCCTGGTGCGTCAGAGTTTTGTGCGCGCAATCTGGACCTGGGCGTACCCGCCCGACCACACTGCCGCCGCCGGTAACGGTTCCAGCGTGCCGACATTCGATTCCTGGGAGCCGATCTTCGAACTAGCGGCCCGTTTGATCGGTCAGCGGCCGGTGGTCCTCATCATGGACGAGTTTTCATATGCGGCACAATCCGACCCTTCTCTGCCATCGCACCTACAGGCGGCCTGGGATCATCTCTTCAAGGAAACCAATATCACACTTGTGCTTGCAGGGTCGCACATCGGGATGATGGTGGAGCAGATGAACTACCACGCGCCGCTGTATGGTCGCTTTACAGCACAATTGCCGGTTGCACCGCTCCCTTTTGCCGCCCTGCGTGACTTCTTGCCTCGCTACGGAGCCGCCGAACGGGTCGCGGTGTACGCGGTGGTGGGCGGTATTCCCGCCTATCTGGAGCAGTTCGATGACCACGAGGGCGTAGGCGCCAATCTCAAGCGGCTGTTCATGGATCGCACGTCCGTGTTTCAGAGCGAGCCGTTCATCCTGATCGGTGACGTCATCCGCCGCGAGACGCAAACCTATGAGGCTGTCCTGCGGGCTATTGCCACCGGCTCCCATACGCCGCAGGACATTGGCGCTGCCCTGGCGTTGCCCTCCACCCATCTCAGCCCTTATCTGAAGCAACTGGAAGCTCTGCACCTGGTGGAACGCCGGCTGCCCGCAACTCTGCCGCGCGAGGAACGCCGCACAAGCCGCAATAGCCGCTATCACCTGAGAGATCCCTACTTGCGCTTCTACTTCCGGTTCATTGCGCCCAACCTCGACATGGTCGAGCAAGGCCTCATGGATGTGTTGTGGGAACGCATCGCGGAACAGTTCCGTGCATTCATCGGCGTCACGGCGTTCGAGGACCTATGCCGGGAATGGACATTGGCGCAGGCCCGCGGCCATCGCCTGCCCATGACCCCTGAGTATGTGGGCAGTCATTGGTCGGCCGATGCCCAGGTGGATGTGGTAGCCATCAACTGGCGAACCCATGAGATCCTGTTGGGAGAGTGCAAGTGGGGCGCAGACCCGGTGGGCCGCTCGGTCATCATGGAGCTGATTGCCAAGACCCCCAAAGTCATCCCCGGAACAGACTGGCGCAGCCATTACGTGTTCTTTTCCCGCGCCGGTTTCACCGACGCTGCCCGCGCCGAAGCAGAGGCGGTGAACGCTATCCTGGTGGATTTGGAACAGTTGGAAGCGGGCTTGGCCGGGTCGTGAGGCGCCGGGTTTAGCGCCTATCCGAATAAGCTGACATTCGCCTCGATAAGGCACCCGGGGGTAGTTATTCGGATAGGCTATTAGTGTCCGAGCAGGGCCACGCTTTCCTCGCGTGGATGATAGTTCAGCGCGGCGAAGCCGAACTGTTGCAGCAGGGCGCGCACCTGGTTGCAGCGCGCTTGCAGCGGCGCTTTGTTGATCTTCCAGGTGCCGTTGACTTGGTTGACGACCAGCAGGCTGTCACCCCAAATCTCTACGAAGACCTGTGCGGGGGTGCCGCCCGCGGCCTGCGCCCGGTCGGCCAGGTCTTGCAGGGCGTTGATCAGGGTGTCGTACTCGGCTTCGTTGTTGGTTACGCGGCTGCCAAAGGTCAGGCGCATGATCTCCGGCTTAGGCTGGCCCGGCCACAACAGCGCGTAGCTGCCGTAGCCCTGCCCTGGATTGCCCCTGCTGCCGCCGTCGAACACCACCCGTACCCGAATCTCAGCCGGCGAGGTGGCGGGCTTGGCGGTGGTCGGTTTGCGCGCACGCGGGGCTAACTGCGCTGGGACGCCAGCGGAGGCGGGCGGCGCCGGGCGCAAGTCAATCAGCCGCGCGGCCTCGGGCGCGCTGGCGGTAGTGACCGCGCGTGCCGGCGCGGCTTTCGGCGCCACGTCGGTCATGGGCGCCCGCATCAACTCCGGCTGCGCGGGCGCCGGTGTCAAGACGGGCGCTGGGCTGGTCTCCCCTGCATCGCCGCCTTCCAGGTCTGGCAAATGCAACAGGCCCATGCGTTGTGCCCGACGAAACAGGCGCCGCCGATCGGCCGCGGACAGGGTCAACATCTGCGCCAGCAGCTCATCAACGGTCATTCGTTGTCCTGATCCTGTTCGGTGTTAGGGGGGCCGTGGCGGTAAACTTCGTACAGATAGGCCAGGTTAGCCTGATGAAAGCGCTGCACCAGTCCGCTAAGAGGAATGCGCGACTTGCCGCAGGCTTCGATGTCAATGGCCTGCAGCTCCTGACGGGGCAGCTTGTCGCGCAGGTACTGGCGCACCAGGCTGTCAATTTTCTGCAGATAGGCAATGTTGCTGGCGACGGTTTCGACGATTTCACCGCGCAGGAGAACCTCGCCATGCCCTTGCACGATATTCTCCAGGCCCAAATCCGCAATGGCTTCCAGTGACTTGATCAGGGCGTGGGTATCGCCGCCGACGATGTAAGGCACTGGCATCACGGTGTCGCTGGCAAACAGCACCTTGTCCTCTTTGATGAAGACACTGACCACGTCCGCGCTATGGCCTGGTGATTCGCTGAGAACGATCGTGCGGCCGCCCAGGCGAATCGTCATCTCCTCCTGAAAGACCAGGCCAGGCAGACGAATCTGCACCTCGTTCAGTTCGGGCGCGTGCTCGCGCGCATCGCGCAAACCCTGTTCCGCGTGGCGCCGCATCAGGTCGCGGCAGCGCCGATGCGAAATCACTTCGGCTTCAGGATAAAGATAAGCACCGTAGATGTGATCAGCGTGGGAGTGCGTGAGGACCACGTAGCGAATGCCGCGGCTGCCCAGCGAGCGGCTGCGTGCGAAATCGCGCATCTCGCGTGCCTCGCTCGGATAGGGCAGGGTGTCAATGACCACGGCGCCTTCACTGGTGAAAACTACGCCCGCAGTGACCTGGGCAAAGAGGCTGCTGGTAAAGACCCAAATGTTATCGGCAACACGTTCTCGCTGCATGAATGGTGGCGCTCCTGGCGATCAATCTTGAGGCAGGCAGAGCATAACACATTGCGGGGGCCATGTCAAGGAAAATCACGCAAATTCCAGGTGCGCCATCCCTATTCGTTTACAATCCAGGTTCCGGTCTCGCCGGCGAGAGCGCGCGCGATGTTCTCCGGGTTGGTGATGAGGACCTGACCGTGCGGCGTCTTCTCCAGGTATTCAATGGCCGCTTCGATCTTCGGCCCCATGCTGCCCTTGAGGAAATGCCCCTCCGCGTGATAACGCTTGGCCTCGGCCAGGGTCAGGCGATCCAGCCACTGTTGATTCGGCTTGTTGAAGTTGATCGCAACCTGCTCCACGCCGGTCGAGATCAGCAACAGATCAACGCCCAGCTCGGCCGCCAGCAGACCGCTGGCCCGGTCCTTGTCAATCACCGCGCCCATCGCGCCGACGCAGCCGCGCAACTCCCCTTTTTGATTCTCGAATACCGGAATGCCGCCGCCGCCCACGCTGATCACGACATAGCCCATGTCCACCAGGCCGCGGATGGCGTCCAACTCCACGATGCGCCGCGGGATAGGCGACGCGATCACGCGGCGCCAGCCGCGCCCGGCATCTTCCTGCACGATCCACCCTTCCGCCTCGAAGCGCCGCGCGCTGGCCTCATTGGCAAAGCCACCGATACCCTTCGTGGGGTTCTTGAAGCCCGGGTCGTTGGCATCCACCACCACCTGCGTCACCACGGCCACGCACTGGCGCCCGATCTGGCGGCGGTGAAACTCGTTGTCCAGCGCCTGCGCCAGCATGTAGCCGATCGCGCCCTGCGTATCTGCGCCGATCAGGTCGAGCGGGGTCGTATGCACCTCGCTGCTCGCCAACTCGTTGCGGCGCAGAATGAACCCCACCTGAGGGCCGTTGCCATGCGTCACGATCAGGTTCCAGCCGCGCTCGATCATGCCGGCAATGTGCATCGCGGTCGTGCGCACCGCGTCCCATTGATCTTCAACCTTCTGATGCTGGCTGTCTGCAATCAACGAATTGCCCCCAACGGCTACAATGGCGGTGGGCGCGCGTGAAGTTGTCATAGTCACCTCAATCATGGAAATGGTCAGTTCGGGCGTCATGATGCTGCACGGCGATTTCCTGCGCGTGACTGAGCCACTGCGCGCCGTCTGCACGGATGAAGAAGAGGTCTTCGATGCGCACGCCTCCCCAACCCGGCAGGTAGATGCCCGGCTCCACGGTGACCACGTTGCCGGCCTGGAGCACGTCCTGGCTCTGCGGCCCTAGCGATGGCTGCTCATGCACCGCCAGGCCCACGCCATGTCCCAACGAATGTACGAATTTGTCGCCAAAGCCAGCCTGCTCGATGACCGCGCGCGCCAGCCGATCCGCCTCCGCGCCGGTCAGGCCTGGCCGCAGATGCGCGGCCGCGTGCCGATGCGCGGCCGCCACGGCCTGGTAGACCGCGTGGAAGGTGTCGCTGGTGGGCTGGCCCAGGCAGAAGGTGCGCGTCAGGTCCGAGTGGTAGCCGTTGGGCAGGCGTGCGCCCAGGTCAATCGTCAGCGGTTCGCCGGCCTCGATGGGGCGCTCCGTGGGTCGGGCATGGGGCAAGGCGCTGTTTGGCCCGCTGGCCACGATGATCTCGAACGCCGGGCCATGCGCGCCGTGCTCGTGCAGGTAAACCTCCAGGCGCCAAGCCAGCTCGGCCTCGGTCATGCCCGGCTTCGCCACCGTGTAGGCGTAGGCCATCGTCGCATCGGCCAACTGCGCGGCCGCCTGGATGGCCGCCAATTCGCCGGCCTCCTTCTGGCTGCGCAGCCCTGCCACCAGGCCGGTCGTGAAAGCCCAATCAACCTCGAGCGGTTGGAACCAGCGCCGCCACTGCTCCAACGTGACCTGGTCTGACTCCAGCGCCACCCGTTTGTGCAGAAACGGCTCCAGCAAACGCCGAAATCCTTCGACATCCTCTCCACGCGCGATCTTGATCACCGCAAACCCCGGACACTCGCGGCCGGCCTGCTCGATGTAGCGCCCGTCGGTAATGAGCGTGGCGCTGTCCGCGGTGATAAATAGCCAGCCATTGGAGCCGGTGAAACCGCTGAGGTAGCGCCGGTTGTTGGCTTCGTTGATCAGGCAGGCGTCGAGTTCATGCGCCTTCGACGCGGCGCGCAAGCGTGTCAAACGTTCGGACATCTGTTCTTCTCCATCCAATGCTCATTATCAATGCTCATTGGCGCCGCCTTCGCCGATGGGCGTCACCGCGCCGCAGCGAATGCATTTGGCGGTCGTCTTGGTGGCCACGGTCAGCAGGCCGCCGCACTGCGGGCAGGGCGTGGGCAGCGGCCGCGTCCAACTGCTAAAATTACACTTGGGGTAATTGACGCAGCCGTAAAACAGGCGATTGCGCCGCGTCTTGCGCTCCACCAACTCGCCGCTGCACTCAGGGCAGGCCACCCCTACCTTGACCAGGATCGGTTTGGTGTTGCGACACGTCGGGAAGTTGCTGCAGGCGATGAACTTGCCAAAGCGTCCATGTTTGAACACCAGCGCATGGCCGCACTTCTCGCACAGCTCACCGGTCGGCTCGCTATCCACATGCACCTGTTCCATGCCGGCTTCGGCCTGCGCCAGACTGTGAACGAACGGCTCCCAGAAGCGGCGCAGCACCGACACCCATGCCTCCTCGCCGTCGGCGATGCGGTCGAGATGCTCTTCCATTTGCGCAGTGAAGCCCACGTCTATGATGTCGGAGAAGTGCTTGACCAGCAGATCATTCACCACAAAGCCCAGTTCGGTGGGAAACAGGCGCTTCTCCCGCCGCTCCACGTAACCGCGCTGCTGAATGGTCGAGATGGTCGGCGCATAGGTGCTGGGACGACCAATGCCGTTTTCCTCCAGCGTACGCACCAGAGTCGCTTCGGTGTAACGCGGCGGCGGCTGCGTGAAATGCTGTTCGGGCAGCAGACGCAGCAGATCAAGCCATTCGTCTTCCTGCAGGGCCGGCAGCCAACGCTCATCACCATCGGCCAGGGCGTCTTCGTCGCGGGTCTCTTCATAGACCACCAAAAAGCCGGCAAAGCGCACACGGACGCCCGTGGCGCGCAGCAGATACGGACGATCGCCGGCCGCCAGCCCGGCTTCGATGTCCACACTGACGGTATCCATCACGGCCGGCTCCATCTGGCTGGCGACGAAGCGCTGCCAGATCAGCTCGTACAGGCGGAACAGCTCGCGCTTGAGATACGGGCGCACCAGGTC includes:
- a CDS encoding response regulator transcription factor, with amino-acid sequence MPQTILVVDDETRLRTMLRVYLEQEGYRVVEAGHGREALYVARYEKPDLIILDLMMPEMGGYEFMRVFSREASTPVIMLTAKVEDTDKILGLELGADDYVTKPFNVRELLARVHAVLRRLQKAQAEPDILRVADVTLDRSACTVKVAERFVDLTPSEFGLLAALMASPGRVFSRLDLLDLVSGDAYEGYERTIDVHVRNLRTKIEPDPRRPKYVETVYGMGYRFAPERPPGPTDDKPLE
- a CDS encoding HAMP domain-containing protein; this encodes MRSLTWKLVLAFLLVSLISVVLVALLVSQRTRSEFDRFLSARDRDVLISALSDYYAANNSWENVGPALAESPPLSFYIRGAVLLDADGVVVLANRGYTAGQRVPAGPLSAATPVKVNGQVVGWTLLLASADSPPRPGDDFSPETDFLQRIAWATVASAAVAGLLALLLGGLLARTLTQPLRELTAATKAMAAGQFDQRVSVRSRDEIGELAASFNQMNADLAQASQARKQMTADLAHDLRTPLTILRGYMEGLQGGRLQGSANLYGIMFSEVVHLQRLVEDLRTLSLTDAGELLLNRRTVDPRALLERTGLAYIVQAEQQGTALRIEAPESLPSIYVDTDRMTQVLNNLVSNALRHTQRGEIVLSATAVDAAVQMTVSDTGIGIEAADLPFIFNRFYSTDKARQRSANEASGLGLAIAKAIVEAHGGSLTVASSPGQGTVFTMTLALVGA
- a CDS encoding phospholipid carrier-dependent glycosyltransferase — encoded protein: MTLHPWLYRRHTAFVVGLLAVALLATVVLYRQALLTPFDGDETGWISSGVYYTDLLLARDFAWEKWQCRACGPWGGLNMPLGKWAIGAPLKLYYAATPGAAPFMRFYDFERSLAQNQAEGRVPPADVLRVARLACAAFGVLCCLLLFCLGFWWVNWATGLLAAVLLLATDGFVQQATRAMTDVHYLSFLLAGCLAAGLLVKRSGRRAHLTTSTLAGLCAGLACAVKVTGIAVGGLIFLALLAYVVALHRISLRAALRHAALFVVVAVVTVYLLNPFFWPNWQQLDAMALLGETRSLLTAVVSGQLGSGQISQSYPQVGNLAHIAEFPQMFLRWRTFMQTQLPIGNWTEPRLLAIHRSLFVNLAAFPFEWVLLLIGAAAAGRRVIAAWRRAQTAPALAPLVFFAVNYLFVLFLVQLNWPRYYLPTAVAGKLLVAYGIVVVFEGLVGLVRRRPAPGSL
- a CDS encoding ATP-binding protein, with product MNRFIGRQQDIEALNAIVARPGAHLLLVYGRRRVGKTTLLLRWAQQTGRPLIYWVARRDTPTLVRQSFVRAIWTWAYPPDHTAAAGNGSSVPTFDSWEPIFELAARLIGQRPVVLIMDEFSYAAQSDPSLPSHLQAAWDHLFKETNITLVLAGSHIGMMVEQMNYHAPLYGRFTAQLPVAPLPFAALRDFLPRYGAAERVAVYAVVGGIPAYLEQFDDHEGVGANLKRLFMDRTSVFQSEPFILIGDVIRRETQTYEAVLRAIATGSHTPQDIGAALALPSTHLSPYLKQLEALHLVERRLPATLPREERRTSRNSRYHLRDPYLRFYFRFIAPNLDMVEQGLMDVLWERIAEQFRAFIGVTAFEDLCREWTLAQARGHRLPMTPEYVGSHWSADAQVDVVAINWRTHEILLGECKWGADPVGRSVIMELIAKTPKVIPGTDWRSHYVFFSRAGFTDAARAEAEAVNAILVDLEQLEAGLAGS
- a CDS encoding reverse transcriptase-like protein, which translates into the protein MTVDELLAQMLTLSAADRRRLFRRAQRMGLLHLPDLEGGDAGETSPAPVLTPAPAQPELMRAPMTDVAPKAAPARAVTTASAPEAARLIDLRPAPPASAGVPAQLAPRARKPTTAKPATSPAEIRVRVVFDGGSRGNPGQGYGSYALLWPGQPKPEIMRLTFGSRVTNNEAEYDTLINALQDLADRAQAAGGTPAQVFVEIWGDSLLVVNQVNGTWKINKAPLQARCNQVRALLQQFGFAALNYHPREESVALLGH
- a CDS encoding MBL fold metallo-hydrolase gives rise to the protein MQRERVADNIWVFTSSLFAQVTAGVVFTSEGAVVIDTLPYPSEAREMRDFARSRSLGSRGIRYVVLTHSHADHIYGAYLYPEAEVISHRRCRDLMRRHAEQGLRDAREHAPELNEVQIRLPGLVFQEEMTIRLGGRTIVLSESPGHSADVVSVFIKEDKVLFASDTVMPVPYIVGGDTHALIKSLEAIADLGLENIVQGHGEVLLRGEIVETVASNIAYLQKIDSLVRQYLRDKLPRQELQAIDIEACGKSRIPLSGLVQRFHQANLAYLYEVYRHGPPNTEQDQDNE